The segment TGACTAAAACTTGTTTATTCTGTTCAATGAATACCCCTCCTTCAGAGAGTGCATCGATTCTTTTCCCTTCAATTAAGCATATTCCAACAGGGCGAAGAGGTGAGATGGTTTTCCCTATTTTGTTGACTAAACTACTTAAATCGCCTTTAAAGGGTTTAAAACCTGCTTCTTTCGTTTCCTGATGTTCCAAACGGAGTTTTTTCCAGATTTTGGTTTTGGGAAAGAGCCTCCATGATAAAATAATAAGCATCAAACTGCCTAAAGAAACAATCAATCCTAATCCAAGGTTTAATTTTGTCCAAGCGAAATAGGAAGCAAGGATTAAAGAGGCAATTCCACTCATTCCCAGTATGCCAAAACCGGGAATAATTAAAATCTCAATGGCTAAAAGCACATAGCCTAATAAAATAAGCGTTAAAACCAATAACCAATTAGGCATTATCTTATTCCTTGATTTATTTGTAAATCAGGAATTAAATCGATTTAACTACTACTTTTGCTCCTTCGATACTTATGACTTTTACCTCTTTATCCTTTTCAATAAATTCACCTTCGCTGATTACATCCAGGACTTTTCCCGAGAATTCTGCCTTACCCGATGGTCTAAGATAGGTAATAGTTTTACCTATTTTACCGATTAAATTTTCTTTAGTCAAATCAATAGTACTGTAACCTTCTTCTTTAGATTCTTTCTCTTGTAAAATTATTCTTTTCCAGAGTCCGGTGCGAGGAAGAAAATTTATGGACAACAGTAACACTACCAAAGTAGCAAAGAAAGAGTAAACAACAACCTGAAATGCTTGAAGTAGTTCTCTGTGCGGGGTATGCAAGGGGTGTTTAATTAAAGCTAAGAAAATGCTAACCAAAAGCAGTATTCCTCCTGAGATTCCTGCGAAGCCAAATCCGGGAAAGACAAAAATTTCTAAAAAGATTAGAATCAGTGCAAGGATGAAAAATATTATCTCCGTCCAGTTTGCTAGACCTACAAGATAATGTCCCCAGAAAAATAGTGCTAAAGAAATTACCCCCAAGGTTCCTGCTATCCCCCAGCCAGGGATTTTTATCTCAAAGATAATTCCCAAGAAACCCAACGTTAAAAGTAAGGAACTCACAATTGGATGGGTCAAGAAGCGCACCAGATTTTCCGACCAGCTGGGTTTAGGTTCAAACATTTCTTTTTCTTTTAGATTTAAAAACGCAAGGAGTTCTTCGCGCTGAGAAATAATTTTTTTTACCATCCCCAATTCTTTTGCCTCTTCGGCAGTGAGATTGAGAAGTTTACCTTTTTCTGTCACGGTTTTTATTATTTTTATTTTTTCTTCTCCCAGTTCACTTTTTTTCTCTGCAACTTCCTCAGGGTAAAGGATAAAATTTTCTTCACCGATTCTTACCAATTTTAATTCTAAATCTTTATCCACAAAAGCCTCTGCCAATTTAGGAC is part of the Candidatus Omnitrophota bacterium genome and harbors:
- a CDS encoding nodulation protein NfeD; protein product: MSIQLTHPDLNGILITMIAQIFKRFPKLFLWLLVLGYGLGGLLNSGYSQEKSAVYVVPIKGVIDLGLSAFVKRVTREAKEEHASAVIVEIDTFGGRVDAAGEIVKSLEELKPIPVKAFVLGEAWSAGALISLACEEIYMTPGSSIGSAEPRAIGMGNEEEVKDEKTISALRAKFKATAEANKHSPKLAEAFVDKDLELKLVRIGEENFILYPEEVAEKKSELGEEKIKIIKTVTEKGKLLNLTAEEAKELGMVKKIISQREELLAFLNLKEKEMFEPKPSWSENLVRFLTHPIVSSLLLTLGFLGIIFEIKIPGWGIAGTLGVISLALFFWGHYLVGLANWTEIIFFILALILIFLEIFVFPGFGFAGISGGILLLVSIFLALIKHPLHTPHRELLQAFQVVVYSFFATLVVLLLSINFLPRTGLWKRIILQEKESKEEGYSTIDLTKENLIGKIGKTITYLRPSGKAEFSGKVLDVISEGEFIEKDKEVKVISIEGAKVVVKSI